The Methylobacterium sp. PvR107 genome contains a region encoding:
- a CDS encoding ABC transporter substrate-binding protein has translation MRPAAGGRAGLLALAAGLLPGLLLAPGPAAARTFVFCSEGSPESFDPALATTTTTMNAAWQVYNTLVEFAPGTTTIRPGLAESWTVSEDGRTYVFALRDGVRFHANARFTPTRPLNAEDVVFSFSRQRRPGPDGAAPGFTYFHDLGLADLIEAIDAPDPRHVRFRLREADTTFLANIAQAFGAILSAEYAAILAAGNASDDLARAPIGTGPFVFEGYRPDQILRYRAFPDYWRRKAEDGERGERPDGLVFAITPNAAVRLTKLRAGECHAMAFPATGDLDAIRAEPGLTLLALAELNVAYLALNTTKTPFNDVRVRRAVNLAIDRQAIVAGVYGDAGILAQGPLPPGIWAHEADRPDTPFDRAEALRLLAEAGLAEGFETDLWYPPVSRPYNPNGRRVADMIQADLAQVGIRARPVTRPWNAYRAALYGGEPSLMLYGWTSDNGDPDNFLNVLLGCKAAQAGGANLARWCDPAYDRLVEAARRTGDREARQALYRQAQAIVRQAMPWVPLAHTKVHLAIRSDVLGLTMDPLGRHLFETVRFRGPR, from the coding sequence GTGAGGCCGGCCGCGGGAGGCCGGGCCGGGCTCCTCGCCCTGGCGGCGGGCCTGCTCCCTGGGCTTCTCCTGGCCCCGGGGCCGGCGGCGGCCCGCACCTTCGTGTTCTGCTCGGAGGGCAGCCCGGAGAGCTTCGATCCGGCCCTTGCCACGACCACCACCACGATGAACGCGGCCTGGCAGGTCTACAACACGCTGGTGGAGTTCGCGCCCGGCACCACGACGATCCGCCCGGGCCTCGCCGAATCCTGGACGGTCTCGGAGGACGGGCGGACCTACGTCTTCGCCCTGCGGGACGGCGTGCGCTTCCACGCCAACGCGCGCTTCACCCCGACGCGCCCGCTGAACGCCGAGGACGTGGTGTTCTCCTTCAGCCGCCAGCGGCGCCCCGGACCCGACGGCGCCGCGCCGGGCTTCACCTACTTCCACGATCTCGGCCTCGCCGACCTGATCGAGGCCATCGACGCACCGGATCCGCGCCACGTCCGCTTCCGGCTGCGCGAGGCCGACACCACCTTCCTCGCCAACATCGCCCAGGCCTTCGGCGCCATCCTGTCGGCCGAGTACGCGGCGATTCTCGCGGCCGGCAACGCGTCGGACGACCTCGCGCGCGCGCCGATCGGGACCGGCCCGTTCGTGTTCGAGGGCTACCGGCCGGATCAAATCCTGCGCTACCGCGCCTTCCCGGATTACTGGCGCCGCAAAGCGGAGGACGGCGAACGGGGCGAGCGCCCGGACGGCCTCGTCTTCGCGATCACCCCGAATGCGGCGGTGCGGCTGACCAAGCTGCGGGCCGGGGAGTGCCACGCCATGGCGTTCCCGGCGACCGGCGACCTCGACGCGATCCGGGCGGAGCCGGGCCTGACGCTGCTCGCGCTCGCCGAGCTGAACGTCGCCTATCTCGCGCTCAACACGACGAAGACACCTTTCAACGATGTCCGGGTGCGGCGCGCCGTCAACCTCGCCATCGACCGGCAGGCGATCGTGGCGGGCGTCTACGGCGATGCCGGCATCCTGGCCCAGGGGCCGCTGCCGCCGGGAATCTGGGCCCACGAGGCCGACCGGCCGGACACGCCCTTCGACCGCGCCGAGGCCCTGCGCCTGCTCGCCGAAGCCGGGCTCGCGGAGGGCTTCGAGACCGACCTGTGGTACCCGCCGGTCAGCCGGCCCTACAACCCGAACGGACGGCGCGTCGCCGACATGATCCAGGCCGACCTCGCGCAGGTCGGCATCCGCGCCCGCCCGGTCACGCGCCCCTGGAACGCGTACCGCGCCGCGCTCTACGGCGGGGAGCCCAGCCTGATGCTCTACGGCTGGACCAGCGACAACGGCGATCCCGACAACTTCCTGAACGTGCTGCTCGGCTGCAAGGCCGCCCAGGCCGGCGGGGCCAACCTCGCCCGCTGGTGCGACCCGGCCTACGACCGTCTGGTCGAGGCCGCCCGCCGCACCGGCGACCGCGAGGCGCGGCAGGCCCTGTACCGGCAGGCCCAGGCCATCGTCCGGCAGGCGATGCCCTGGGTGCCCCTGGCGCACACCAAGGTCCATCTGGCGATCCGCAGCGACGTGCTCGGCCTGACGATGGACCCGCTCGGCCGCCACCTGTTCGAGACGGTGCGGTTCCGCGGCCCGCGGTGA
- a CDS encoding HAMP domain-containing sensor histidine kinase encodes MRVGPKIALVGGVPILAAGAIAMAGWLLLAQEERARGGAVLVADVYHDLATARLVRDQYAAADAQDRPAYAERFAGLAARAEAGLGRLTGFARIDAQRSRIASVEAALARYRSQMDAFVRRTRENDGLIREMTQRADTLIDLTDRARLRQQASNADLARSLAEKVEALRVARGLVARLNVLRVRTAESAVIAARGSAQGAGQGADPAEAAVSESEAQRAQARFRAASRDLAAALRADGREAEAEALDALTVEAAGHNPDRGKLDGWIERNLKIETSGQESLHDEVAQLLAYSVEANEIEQATQNVAIGTLKLGPRTAGALLHRDAALAERLLAEGERLARSASALPISPLIQADMIQALDGWRARLTTTIGGLRSQNAMIVTMDGLAATMIDSAKALNDAFVGDADRFGSFIQRILLAGAAGLLLFGALVVILVARSILVPLRALQGDMVMLTGSPAGAAVRGTGRRDELGDIARATAVFVSEIARREGALRRAKDQADVALVELRRTQDNLVRAEKLASLGQLVAGVAHEINTPLGIALTTGTLMSDEARTFRTGLSAGTLSRSRLNHFVDRVEEGATLLCTNLTRAADLVQGFKQVAVDRVSDESRSVALATWLDDLLASLRPLLRKGGHRVDRACPEDLVIDTNPGVLAQILTNLIANAVVHGFRAGEPGRIAVDVSVREGGLVRMEVRDTGRGIPPEHLDRIFDPFFTTARSAGSTGLGMHIVHNLVTAKLGGRIALTSELGQGTLVQIEFPARRTEATARPLPAAIGTP; translated from the coding sequence ATGCGGGTTGGACCCAAGATCGCCCTGGTCGGAGGCGTGCCGATCCTCGCCGCCGGCGCGATCGCCATGGCCGGCTGGCTCCTCCTGGCCCAGGAGGAGCGCGCCCGGGGCGGGGCGGTCCTGGTCGCCGACGTGTACCATGACCTCGCCACCGCGCGTTTGGTCCGCGACCAGTACGCCGCCGCGGACGCGCAGGACCGGCCCGCCTATGCCGAGCGCTTCGCCGGCCTGGCGGCGCGGGCGGAAGCCGGCCTCGGCCGGCTCACGGGCTTCGCCCGCATCGACGCACAGCGGTCCCGCATCGCCTCGGTGGAGGCGGCGCTCGCCCGCTACCGCAGCCAGATGGACGCCTTCGTCCGGCGCACCCGGGAGAATGACGGCCTGATCCGCGAGATGACGCAGCGGGCCGACACCCTGATCGACCTCACCGACCGGGCGCGCCTGCGGCAGCAGGCCTCGAACGCCGACCTCGCCCGCTCGCTGGCCGAGAAGGTCGAGGCTTTGCGGGTCGCCCGCGGCCTCGTCGCCCGCCTCAACGTCCTGCGGGTTCGGACCGCCGAGAGCGCGGTGATTGCCGCGCGAGGCTCCGCCCAGGGCGCCGGCCAGGGCGCCGATCCGGCCGAAGCCGCGGTCTCCGAGTCCGAGGCTCAGCGCGCGCAGGCCCGCTTCCGTGCCGCCAGCCGCGACCTGGCGGCGGCGCTGCGGGCCGACGGCCGCGAGGCCGAGGCCGAGGCCCTCGACGCGCTGACCGTCGAGGCCGCGGGGCACAACCCGGACCGCGGCAAGCTCGACGGCTGGATCGAGCGCAACCTGAAGATCGAGACCTCCGGCCAGGAGAGCCTGCACGACGAGGTGGCGCAATTGCTGGCCTATTCGGTGGAGGCCAACGAGATCGAGCAGGCCACCCAGAACGTCGCGATCGGCACCCTCAAGCTCGGGCCGCGCACGGCGGGCGCCCTGCTGCACCGCGACGCGGCCCTCGCCGAGCGGCTGCTGGCCGAGGGCGAGCGCCTGGCCCGGAGCGCCAGCGCCCTGCCGATCTCGCCGCTGATCCAGGCCGACATGATCCAGGCCCTCGACGGCTGGCGGGCGCGCCTGACCACGACCATCGGGGGCCTGCGGAGCCAGAACGCCATGATCGTCACGATGGACGGGCTCGCCGCGACGATGATCGACAGCGCCAAGGCCCTGAACGACGCCTTCGTGGGCGATGCCGACCGGTTCGGCAGCTTCATCCAGCGGATCCTGCTCGCCGGCGCGGCCGGGCTGCTGCTGTTCGGTGCCCTGGTGGTGATCCTCGTCGCCCGCTCGATCCTGGTGCCTTTGCGCGCCCTGCAGGGCGACATGGTGATGCTGACCGGCAGCCCGGCGGGCGCGGCCGTGCGGGGCACGGGCCGCCGGGACGAGCTCGGCGACATCGCCCGCGCCACGGCCGTCTTCGTCTCCGAGATCGCGCGCCGGGAAGGGGCGCTGCGCCGGGCCAAAGATCAGGCCGACGTCGCCCTGGTCGAGCTGCGCCGGACCCAGGACAACCTCGTCCGGGCCGAGAAGCTCGCCTCCCTCGGGCAGCTCGTGGCCGGGGTCGCCCACGAGATCAACACGCCGCTCGGCATCGCGCTCACCACCGGGACGCTCATGAGCGACGAGGCGCGGACCTTCCGGACGGGGCTGTCCGCCGGCACGCTGTCGCGCTCCCGGCTCAACCATTTCGTCGACCGGGTCGAGGAGGGCGCCACCCTGCTCTGCACCAACCTCACCCGGGCCGCCGACCTCGTCCAGGGCTTCAAGCAGGTCGCGGTCGACCGGGTCAGCGACGAGAGCCGCAGCGTCGCGCTGGCGACCTGGCTCGACGACCTGCTGGCGAGCCTGCGGCCGCTGCTGCGCAAGGGCGGCCACAGGGTGGATCGCGCCTGTCCGGAGGACCTCGTCATCGACACCAATCCCGGCGTGCTGGCGCAGATCCTGACCAACCTGATCGCCAACGCGGTCGTGCACGGCTTCCGCGCGGGCGAGCCGGGCCGGATCGCCGTGGACGTGTCGGTGCGGGAGGGCGGCCTCGTGCGCATGGAGGTCCGCGACACCGGCCGGGGCATCCCGCCGGAGCACCTCGACCGGATCTTCGATCCGTTCTTCACGACGGCGCGCAGCGCCGGCAGCACGGGGCTCGGCATGCACATCGTCCACAACCTCGTGACCGCCAAGCTCGGCGGCCGCATCGCGCTGACCAGCGAACTCGGCCAGGGCACCCTCGTGCAGATCGAGTTTCCCGCGCGCCGCACCGAGGCGACGGCGCGGCCGCTGCCCGCCGCGATCGGGACGCCGTGA